The Bos taurus isolate L1 Dominette 01449 registration number 42190680 breed Hereford chromosome 13, ARS-UCD2.0, whole genome shotgun sequence genome contains a region encoding:
- the LOC112449356 gene encoding ankyrin repeat domain-containing protein 26: protein MKGWQRKCEQLEKENKKLEQEIRAASQENLQQVQEEDIASIRSQMELRFKDLESELSKMKTFQDSNKAELEKYKQLYLEELKVKKALEKRLDKTNERLAETSTKLEVEKQQNKSLLSTLTTRPLLERPGIGNFNNTLIFNSNLCPRANLESSTSVPLTSNSSMMTHLFKTRRKLEKSITRELEEGAAEFESEFSRLSSLLSTGGSNLYRD from the exons ATGAAAGGATGGCAGAGGAAATgtgagcaactagagaaagagaaCAAGAAGTTGGAGCAAGAG ATACGAGCAGCATCTCAAGAAAACTTACAGCAGGTCCAAGAGGAGGATATTGCTTCTATAAGAAGTCAGATGGAACTCAGATTTAAAGACTTGGAATCTGAACTCTCCAAGATGAAAACTTTTCAAGATTCTAATAAAGCAGAGTTGGAAAAATATAAGCAACTCTACCTAGAGGAACTAAAAGTTAAAAAGGCATTGGAAAAAAGACTAGACAA GACTAATGAGAGGCTGGCAGAGACGAGCACCAAACTTGAGGTGGAGAAACAGCAGAACAAGTCTTTACTGAGCACTCTCACCACGAGGCCACTCCTGGAGCGCCCTGGCATTGGAAATTTCAATAATACTCTAATTTTCAATTCAAATCTTTGTCCAAGAGCAAACCTAGAGTCTTCTACCTCAGTTCCACTCACTTCAAATAGCAGCATGATGACTCACTTGTTCAAG ACACGGCGGAAGTTGGAAAAGAGTATAACTAGAGAACTAGAAGAAG GTGCTGCTGAATTTGAATCTGAATTCTCTAGATTGTCCTCTCTATTATCTACAGGTGGATCAAATCTATATCGGGACTAA